Proteins from a single region of Desulfobacter postgatei 2ac9:
- a CDS encoding HsdM family class I SAM-dependent methyltransferase: MAKKKDNALGKLRGQAREQLAELGYEKLIEDFQLFDPFGDGSMDATADLVAMDGDEPVVLFAAADPGDAARPSIQDDAKFKAGLGADEGKPFRFVWVWDGDNNFIFDLEKDAQISDLPRKDLWREIAKPISDSRSRLLQDLSAEYHRGDFRAIQRKFDQLHDAIYSRGGVKPTNAAIDELGKLLFLRIHLEKSPRYKIKDGAGKGKLFSEIYSSEYVKKNGKKAVIELKDAFREINNLPQYNAKDITGEVHTIFAYDEPLRLENTDILAMAIDSMDLRDRDGQPIRLSVPDKELVGNGEQARMMRAHLIHEDLLGWAFDVFLRGKYASNEGLATYLTPSQVVECMSHMVFHDITDAELWARRGDKDQQERWSPTKDEKDLPAFLCGDICCGTGRFLVGALREIKKRILDDKHVGHSDEDKLAWLSQMKRHSFFGADQAEGSIQKARINMLLYGEDHSQLLKVDDSIADTQVDKLVGKFDLILTNPPFGSGKYDDPKGLVKMRKEELDLELGWKWKAGDRSKKKAIDKAEPAALFVDRNLQLLKPGGRLLIVVPDGILCNSGDAYIREYIMGAKDEETGEFLGGKAILKAVVSLPTETFAISGTGAKTSFIYLQKKKHASEKQGSVFMAVAEHVGYLKKGKSEVPDPAGNDLVDIASVYSKGESI; this comes from the coding sequence ATGGCTAAGAAAAAAGACAATGCACTGGGCAAACTCCGGGGACAGGCCCGGGAGCAACTTGCCGAACTGGGTTACGAAAAACTGATTGAGGACTTTCAGCTGTTTGATCCGTTTGGCGACGGCAGCATGGATGCCACTGCGGATCTGGTGGCGATGGATGGTGACGAGCCGGTCGTGCTTTTTGCGGCTGCAGATCCCGGCGATGCCGCCCGTCCTTCCATTCAGGATGACGCCAAGTTCAAAGCCGGGCTGGGTGCGGATGAAGGCAAGCCGTTCCGCTTTGTCTGGGTATGGGATGGTGACAACAATTTCATTTTCGATCTGGAAAAAGATGCCCAGATTTCCGACCTGCCACGCAAGGATTTATGGCGGGAGATTGCCAAGCCGATTTCCGATTCCCGTTCCCGTCTGCTTCAGGACCTTTCCGCTGAATACCACCGTGGGGACTTCCGGGCGATCCAGCGCAAATTCGACCAGCTGCATGATGCCATCTACTCCCGGGGCGGCGTTAAGCCGACCAATGCGGCTATTGATGAACTGGGCAAACTTCTGTTCCTGCGCATTCATCTTGAAAAATCGCCTCGCTACAAGATCAAGGACGGTGCCGGTAAGGGCAAGCTGTTTTCCGAGATCTATTCTTCCGAGTATGTAAAAAAGAATGGGAAGAAGGCTGTCATCGAACTGAAAGATGCCTTCAGGGAAATCAACAATCTGCCGCAGTACAATGCCAAGGACATTACCGGTGAAGTTCACACCATTTTTGCCTATGACGAGCCGCTGAGACTTGAAAACACCGACATCCTCGCCATGGCAATCGATTCCATGGATCTGCGCGACCGCGATGGTCAGCCTATCCGTTTGTCAGTGCCGGACAAGGAACTGGTGGGTAATGGAGAACAGGCCCGGATGATGAGGGCGCATCTCATCCACGAAGACCTTCTTGGCTGGGCGTTCGATGTCTTCCTTCGCGGCAAGTATGCCAGCAACGAGGGCTTGGCTACCTACCTGACCCCTTCACAGGTGGTTGAGTGCATGAGCCACATGGTTTTCCATGACATCACCGATGCCGAGCTCTGGGCTCGCCGGGGTGACAAGGATCAGCAGGAGCGCTGGAGTCCCACGAAAGATGAAAAAGATCTGCCCGCTTTCCTCTGCGGGGATATCTGTTGTGGTACTGGCCGTTTTCTGGTGGGCGCACTGCGCGAGATCAAAAAACGCATTCTCGATGACAAGCATGTGGGCCACAGCGACGAAGACAAACTGGCATGGCTCAGCCAGATGAAGCGCCACAGCTTCTTTGGGGCGGATCAGGCTGAAGGCAGCATCCAGAAGGCACGCATCAACATGCTGCTCTATGGAGAGGACCACAGCCAGCTGCTGAAAGTCGACGATTCCATCGCGGATACGCAGGTGGACAAATTGGTGGGCAAGTTCGATTTGATCCTGACCAATCCACCCTTCGGGTCAGGGAAGTATGACGACCCCAAGGGATTGGTAAAGATGCGGAAAGAGGAATTAGACCTTGAACTCGGCTGGAAATGGAAAGCCGGGGATCGAAGCAAGAAAAAGGCGATTGATAAAGCCGAACCGGCCGCACTCTTTGTGGACCGCAATCTTCAGCTGCTCAAGCCCGGAGGACGTCTTCTGATCGTTGTTCCGGATGGTATTCTTTGCAATTCTGGTGATGCCTATATCCGTGAATATATCATGGGAGCAAAGGATGAGGAGACCGGCGAATTTTTGGGAGGAAAAGCCATCCTCAAAGCGGTTGTAAGTCTTCCAACGGAGACCTTTGCCATCTCCGGCACTGGTGCAAAAACCAGTTTCATTTACTTGCAAAAAAAGAAACATGCTTCGGAAAAACAAGGTTCAGTATTTATGGCAGTGGCTGAGCATGTGGGCTATCTGAAAAAAGGGAAATCAGAGGTTCCTGATCCAGCAGGTAATGATCTGGTTGATATTGCATCAGTTTATTCTAAGGGGGAGTCCATATGA
- a CDS encoding restriction endonuclease subunit S, with translation MKFKICDTHFPAAWVSVEGLNLLRLDSRYYSPQYLKDNDLLSSERFDKKTIGQMSSLVKDGPGGWAFKASEYTSDGVPVIRASDLVNGLDLSNAVYMTEEKHEELKQSECLPGDLVISVRGTPGRAAIVPDSVKKANLNAAVVRVRLKENWIQNGEYITAFLNSPFGRRVTERIANGAVQNNINLTEVRSIPVPIPAQEVQEYIGKKIALSERIRSFSNTCFREAINLFEQIYDTQRFKPNNSTSNFIKGSDLQFNLNSQFYLPRYFDMEQHLYSRGLPVKSLKELLRSKIIRSSTPERTDVNSIPCILTSDIDPYEIRYTSPSLYITKQVHETHSGKLEPLDVVYTSVGPPVGEAALVLKQYLSMAVGGDVSILRTKKELHPGYLVLFLNSIFGKMQNDRHSRGIRQRRVYPENIAEFYILLASKEDQKFIGDRIVQHQTLNELSRKFMIDAKSDVEALIEGKLDTDAILSGKIKAPTWEDIEKELEGI, from the coding sequence ATGAAGTTCAAAATATGTGATACGCACTTCCCCGCTGCCTGGGTTAGCGTTGAAGGACTAAACCTTTTGAGGTTGGATAGTCGCTACTATTCGCCTCAATATTTAAAGGATAATGACCTTTTAAGCAGTGAGCGCTTTGACAAGAAAACTATCGGACAAATGTCATCGCTTGTTAAGGATGGCCCGGGTGGGTGGGCCTTTAAAGCAAGCGAGTACACATCCGATGGCGTACCCGTAATTCGAGCATCTGATCTTGTGAATGGGTTGGATTTATCCAATGCAGTTTATATGACGGAAGAAAAGCACGAGGAGTTAAAACAATCAGAATGTCTACCGGGGGATCTTGTTATTTCGGTCCGTGGCACTCCGGGTAGAGCAGCTATAGTTCCTGATTCTGTAAAAAAAGCCAATTTGAATGCAGCCGTCGTTCGAGTTCGTTTAAAGGAGAATTGGATTCAAAATGGAGAATACATTACAGCCTTTCTGAACTCACCATTTGGTAGGAGGGTTACTGAACGAATAGCCAATGGAGCTGTTCAAAACAATATCAATTTGACAGAAGTGCGTAGTATACCAGTCCCAATCCCGGCCCAAGAAGTTCAAGAATATATAGGCAAAAAAATTGCTCTTTCTGAACGAATTAGAAGCTTCTCAAATACATGCTTTAGGGAAGCCATTAATTTGTTTGAACAAATTTACGACACACAGAGGTTCAAGCCAAACAATTCTACCTCAAATTTTATTAAAGGAAGTGATCTTCAATTCAATTTAAATAGTCAGTTTTACCTACCTCGATACTTTGATATGGAGCAGCACCTTTACTCTCGCGGCTTGCCAGTAAAATCCCTAAAAGAACTTTTGCGTAGTAAAATTATACGGTCTTCAACTCCTGAACGTACAGATGTTAATTCAATACCTTGTATTCTAACGTCTGACATTGATCCATATGAGATTCGCTATACCTCTCCGAGTTTATATATAACCAAACAAGTTCATGAAACTCACTCAGGCAAGCTTGAACCACTCGATGTCGTTTATACATCGGTTGGACCTCCAGTGGGAGAAGCTGCTTTAGTTCTAAAGCAATACCTTTCTATGGCGGTAGGCGGTGATGTCTCAATTCTTCGGACCAAGAAGGAGCTGCATCCTGGGTACCTTGTTCTATTCCTAAATTCGATATTTGGGAAAATGCAAAATGACAGACATTCAAGAGGTATCAGGCAACGCCGTGTATACCCTGAAAATATAGCCGAGTTCTATATCCTATTAGCTTCTAAAGAGGATCAAAAATTCATTGGTGATCGCATTGTCCAACACCAAACCTTAAATGAACTATCGCGTAAATTTATGATTGACGCCAAATCTGATGTCGAAGCCTTGATTGAAGGAAAACTAGACACCGACGCCATTCTGTCCGGCAAAATCAAAGCCCCGACTTGGGAGGATATCGAAAAAGAACTGGAGGGCATTTAA
- a CDS encoding restriction endonuclease subunit S, whose translation MRSTVIQLKKFRKKGNRLDPRFYLGEKTVKTIINGNYDSFIKLGDLLDYFADGSRLTSCEAGIPMLRLSNLDACDIHFSGLKYASIDKAAKWTAVKPQDVLFTQAAEPFRAAVMPERFDVITVSSEITVMRPKSAVVPEYLAAILSAPTMGKILKDLAYRRSATALRRLRLKDIAGIPIPLPGRELQNKIKTAYDNAARLSQESETELSQIVQAVHAEIDRKTQMQVTMRQFKIRKTELSGRWDVAFCANEVLRKQLLESGSVTPLLQVAKPVPSTLKGIGEDEQVCAVKAEHINENTMMVESVETCRLSDLSPRMRQPLNPGDVLICTTGSGEQVAYLDEKTAAEDCRILGSATFTALRFTETPRYFTIAMTHPIVRAQLNSLATGAVQRFVSKKDLDSLLVPKLSVIWREDFDSRVARAFERRREALTAKAHVLEFAEQFFSKELGGRS comes from the coding sequence ATGAGAAGTACCGTGATCCAGCTGAAAAAGTTTCGCAAAAAAGGCAACCGCCTCGACCCTCGTTTTTACCTTGGTGAAAAGACAGTAAAGACCATTATAAACGGTAACTACGACAGCTTCATCAAGCTGGGGGACCTGCTTGACTATTTTGCCGACGGCTCACGATTGACCTCATGTGAAGCAGGTATCCCGATGCTGCGTCTCAGCAATCTCGATGCATGCGATATCCATTTTTCCGGGTTGAAATATGCGTCAATAGATAAGGCCGCCAAGTGGACGGCGGTAAAGCCCCAGGATGTGCTGTTCACTCAGGCTGCCGAACCTTTCAGGGCGGCGGTTATGCCCGAGAGGTTTGACGTTATTACCGTGTCTTCCGAGATCACGGTCATGCGCCCGAAGTCTGCCGTTGTACCCGAATATCTGGCGGCCATACTGTCCGCACCCACCATGGGCAAGATCCTGAAAGATCTCGCCTACAGGCGGTCTGCCACAGCGTTAAGACGATTGCGCCTTAAAGATATTGCCGGAATTCCCATCCCGCTTCCGGGCCGAGAACTGCAGAACAAAATCAAAACAGCATATGATAATGCAGCACGCCTGAGCCAGGAGTCGGAAACAGAACTGTCTCAGATTGTACAGGCTGTTCATGCAGAGATCGACCGCAAGACACAGATGCAGGTGACCATGCGCCAGTTCAAGATTCGTAAAACAGAATTGAGCGGCCGATGGGATGTTGCGTTTTGCGCAAATGAGGTGCTCCGGAAACAATTGCTGGAGAGTGGCAGTGTTACCCCGCTTCTTCAGGTGGCTAAACCGGTTCCATCAACCTTGAAAGGGATCGGCGAGGATGAACAGGTTTGTGCAGTGAAAGCCGAGCATATCAACGAAAACACCATGATGGTGGAAAGCGTGGAAACCTGCCGATTATCCGACCTTTCACCCCGAATGAGGCAGCCGTTGAATCCTGGGGACGTGTTGATCTGCACAACGGGCAGCGGAGAACAAGTGGCCTATCTGGATGAAAAGACGGCGGCCGAAGACTGCAGGATTCTTGGAAGCGCCACGTTTACCGCTCTGCGCTTCACGGAAACGCCAAGGTATTTCACCATTGCCATGACTCACCCCATTGTGCGGGCGCAATTGAACAGCCTTGCCACTGGGGCCGTGCAGCGTTTTGTCAGCAAAAAGGATCTGGATTCGCTTCTGGTTCCCAAATTGTCGGTGATCTGGCGGGAAGATTTTGACAGTCGTGTCGCCCGGGCCTTCGAGAGAAGACGTGAAGCCTTGACCGCAAAAGCCCATGTATTGGAGTTTGCCGAGCAGTTTTTTTCCAAGGAGTTAGGAGGGAGGAGTTAG